The sequence below is a genomic window from Streptosporangium lutulentum.
TTCGATCATGGATTCGCGCAGGGCCTCTATCTCGTCCTCGTACGCCTGCCCGATGCTCTCCAGGAAGTCGAGCGCGGCCTTGGCCTCCACCTCGTCGATCTTCGACAGCGCGAACCCGACGTGGATGAGGATCCAGTCGCCGGGCAGGACGGACTCGTCCTCCAGCAGGCCGATGTTGATCGCCCGCTTCACCCCGCAGACATCGACCATGGCCAGATCAGGGCGGTCAGAAAGGATTTCCACGATCTCGCCGGGAATTCCCAGGCACATGAGTGGCCTCCGCCATCTGGATGGATTCGAGGACGAGATCGTCGCCGCCCTCGCTGTCGATATCGGTGCCGCCGCACTCGGGGCAGACGGCGAAGGGGTCGACGGACGTGGCCGTCCGCTCACAGGACCGGCAGGTGAGACTGACCGGGATCACGACCAGTTCCACCTGCGCGCCCTCGGCCAGTGATCCTTCGGAGATCATGGCGAACGCGTGGTTTATCGCGGGTTCCGTGATGCGGAGCAGGGCGCCCGCCCGCACTCGCGCTCGCTGTACCCGCCGGCCGTCCGCCCGGT
It includes:
- a CDS encoding HypC/HybG/HupF family hydrogenase formation chaperone yields the protein MEILSDRPDLAMVDVCGVKRAINIGLLEDESVLPGDWILIHVGFALSKIDEVEAKAALDFLESIGQAYEDEIEALRESMIEEG
- a CDS encoding hydrogenase maturation nickel metallochaperone HypA/HybF; translated protein: MHEFGIAEAILTAVENRADGRRVQRARVRAGALLRITEPAINHAFAMISEGSLAEGAQVELVVIPVSLTCRSCERTATSVDPFAVCPECGGTDIDSEGGDDLVLESIQMAEATHVPGNSRRDRGNPF